GTTGAAGATTCCATTCATGATAATTGGATTAAATGGATGAAAGAAACACACATTCCAGATGTTATGAATACAGGCATGTTTGACGAACATAAAGTATTGAAATTATTATCCCAACTCCCAGAAGAGGAAGGGACAACTTATGCTATTCAATATTTTTGTAAGTCTTTAGAAGATTTGGAACA
This is a stretch of genomic DNA from Bernardetia sp. MNP-M8. It encodes these proteins:
- a CDS encoding DUF4286 family protein is translated as MILYNVTVNVEDSIHDNWIKWMKETHIPDVMNTGMFDEHKVLKLLSQLPEEEGTTYAIQYFCKSLEDLEHYQQNFAPKLQEDHLKRYGNKVIAFRTILEIV